The Glycine max cultivar Williams 82 chromosome 3, Glycine_max_v4.0, whole genome shotgun sequence sequence TTACTTCTATGAAATTGTGATAtagaaaatagtaaataaagtgataaataaaagataaatggcTCAAAAAGATAAAGTTCATTGATTTGGCCAATTGAGGACCTAATTTACATTGTGTTTTCTACTACTAACATTGGCTGATGAAAAATACGTTGTGTTTTCTACTCTTTGTAATGTTTTTTGAACATATACAAGCATAAACTATTTTTAGTGTATGTATATTTTTCGTTTTTTGGGTATGCCAGTCGTTTTCTAATAAACTACCCACGGATGATAGTTAGGAGTGCATGCTTCCATCATGGACATGTCTTGAAATCTATCCCCTAAACATTTTCTCATGTTTTGACCTCTATCTAATTCATTACACATGCAAAATGAATTGTTGTTAACTTCCACTTAGCCTTTAAAAAGTATTTGCAATTGCTTATATATTACGTTCAAATCTTCCCTTCAACCTGGTCTTCCCTGAGATAGGTCAAATTTTGAGCTGCTTCTCAATCCAATTTGTTGCGCTAGAAGCTAGTCGTCAGAATCTGTTATTTTAGTCATTAGTCATTTTTAGCATTGAGCCaagctaaaatttatttatattgagCCCCATAGTCGATGGTCATCAACTGAATTAATCGGTTAAATATATCATTAGCCGATAACAAACAACTAGCCTCGGTAGCAAATACCAAACATTTTTTGTATCAACACTTTTGTATACAATCACAACAACAAGGTTAGAATCTTAAGCAAGTTATCTAGCAACTAGGTCCACAACACGGGTTTGTGGTCTGTCATTCGTTGAATTAGCCTGTATGAGAAAGAAGCTCGATCATGTTTTCCATAGTTTGCAAGGAAAAAGATTAATTCctctaaatgaaaaaaagactAATTACACTCCACACATTGGGTGGACGTACATATATATCTGTATATGCATTGGAGAAGCAGAATATAAAGGAAAATGTATATAGGAGAACAAGAAAAAGTATGATATATGGATTACATAATTACATAATTACTTTGTATATTATACACATCAGATACCAGGGcactataattatttatttctttagttGGAAAGTATAGAGCGACTTTTCTCGCGGTCTATTTTCTATGCTACTAGTAAAATCGTTTAGGATGTGGCTTTTACtttattaaattcattatttatgacatgtatcatgtattGATGCAACTTAATTATCATGTTTTCAAAGATGACATTATCCAAGCCAGAAAAGTGcgcaaataaaaaagaagactgGGAGTCAAGTCTacctaatatttattatgaataattataaatctttctctttatttatttctttgtttcttttatactgtaaatattaaatattttatgacattctttttattcattattaaaaaagaaacattctttggaaaatatatcattattcctttattattcaaatttcaaatcttCACATTCACTGTATACCCTACTTGTATACCGTGTGAATTTCTGAAATACTTTATCTGTAGTATTGagttaattttagaatttttacatatattgtGAATAGGATTAAGTTCATACCCAAATAGAAATTACTCTtaattaaaaggaataaaaaattacGAGAATCTATAAAACGTGTTATATATTCAAGTGAATGTAATAAtcatatttactctttttttaatatttatgtattactAATTTACATGTCTATATATTTAAGTAATGAAAActtagttgttgtttttttggtaCCGTAGGAAAATAACAAACAAGAACCAAGAAATAGTAAACATATCGCGTCCTAATCAAGACTTTCCATAATGTGATCCAAGCTCCGAAGGCTCTACCATTGGTGAGACAACGAGACATTACCTGCACCACACCCGGTCAAAATATCTGCAACCATATTTGCGTCACAATTAAGGGGGTGGAATTAATTTTGTATCATAGTGTTTATTCTTCatataattcaataattttaaaagaaataccaccaatcatttttatattaatttagaagtatacatttttttttagctCTTAATCAAGTGAtttatgattcaaattttaattgagtCTTAGATATTAAAAGATCATAGTAAGAATCGAATATACCTTCAGTACgttaaagataatttattactattttttcaggataattttgtatcaatatcattttgagaaaaaaaaaaaaacaggtttTCAGCGGCTTGGATCCCTCAAGCGGGTATTTGACCAACCAATATCTTATAAAGATCTAAAATGTTATGTGTGTGTTTGGTTCAATTAACGCACATTTCAAATTAAGCACGTTCAACCTGTTCGTAGGTGCAGTATCATTAGATTGAATATTTGAATGTTCGTTTTAAATAAATGGAAAATTAAACTCACCTCCAATTAATAATCACAATAattaaggaagaaagaaaatataatgcaTGATCAATGTTTCAGATTTAGAAAATCCTCCAAGAGGAAGACATGAAAGAAACCAAATTCTGTTTTTTAGAATAAGCTCAAACAAAAGAACGATTAAATTAACCATGATTTGTGATCATGAATTCGTAAGTGCAGTTTGGATTAAAATTTGTAGCTAGacataaatttgaattaaaaatagattataaacttacgtttgataaaaataattttactataatgtgatttatttttagatatttttttcaaaagtatgttaataaaatgaaaaaaagagagtaaaattttagactattctcattattttttgttcaaaagtAAAATACGTTATAAACTGAGtttgagagaattttttttactataaagttgtttatgtttgaatatttttttcttcaaaagtatattaataaaataaaataaaaagttttagacttaagtttgataaaaaaaaatgaattctaatttatgatataaactaaatttaaaaaataaaaatgaaatgcaagtattatcattatttataaCCATGCTACTTTTCTATATGAGCACGGCAATGTCCACCGAATTGAGGGGCGAGAAAAAACATCCAACCCattaacaatttaacatctGTCGTTGGTTGTActgtaataaaacaataatttattctcTTTCCAAGACAGATATCACATTATAACTCAGTTGGTCAATTTTTCTGCAGAATTAAGCGAAGGATAGAGCATTTTCctttctatatatattattctcacttttcagcaaaaaaaaaagtaaaattttagcCTATTCTCACTTTTTTCtgatatgatatgtatatatgCTTGCGTTTCTGCTTATGGATTATGCATGCATGGTAACAGGTGGGAAAGGTTACTGTAGAATACTATATATTACTCTGTTTACATGAGCACTGATGCTAACTTTTAAATTTACTCAGTTttcaccacaaaaaaaaaagaaaaattttgtaCTATTCTCACTTTTTTGTGATAATGTGATATGATATAAATTTTAGactattctcaattttttttatatgatatatgtACAATGCTTACGATTCTGCTTATGGGTTATGCATGGTAATAACGGGTGGGAAAGGGTACTGTAGAATATTATGTTAATGTTACTCTGTTTCCATGAGCACTGATGCTAACTTTGGACTTTAcgccattaaaataaaatttctgcggacagttttttttatacttttatttaattgcGTTAACTTTTTTCCATTGATggaaagaatattttaaaaaatatattcaccaTCTGAAAACACGTTCAAATTAGTTGTCTTACCATGCATTACATAGTTTAGATGGAAGAAAAAGGAGTGGAGTTTTAGATACACTTTATTTCAAGCTATATATAGAAAAGAAACAGAGAAAGAAAATGACagatataataaatgatatgttaaaaaaaagagataaaaaagcagaaagtaattaagatttaaaaaaaaaacagaagtggaattattgaaaaagaaaagacgaCATAGAGAGAAAATTTGATTCTCTCTTTCTGCCTCGGTTAAATAGAAAAtcaggaaagaaaataagatgatattatataaatatttttatactggaaaataataaacaattgaTATCTCCATTTGTAAGAGCCTAAGAGGGAAACGTTAGAAACTAACTTTTTGTAAAATCTtcacaacaaaaagaaaaaataatttagtaaacTCGTGTGGTACTCCtaattctctctctttttatttttatttaattttctcccAAACTAAAGGGCTACACATTCCGTCTACATGTAGTACAGCTCCCATCTTCACTTCCTTGGAtccaaaaatcaatcaaaacaaaTACGACATTAATATGATGTTGCCAAGTCACAACACTACGAAAATGCCAAGTGCACAGCGTGTTTACTACTTGATGAcaatgaaagtttttttttaatttatttaagaaatgatTGAAAGTTACTTGCATTGTCATGTATGGCAAAAAATCACTCAAAactaattactaatttttaatttaattaccataatttattatacatcCTTTACTCTGAATTTTAagatatttgttaattaatttatgtatattaaaaaaatattaatttaatcattagtattaaatttacttataattataaattataatatatttttttaaaacctctAATGTATATGTGGAGACAGAATAATAGTAGTAAAACTTTTCGATCTCTAAttcttataagagaaaaaagatacTATTAATTCATagaatttattatgtatttatggataaaaataattaaaattattttggttaaaaaatcttataaaaagacTTTTTTACTGCATAAAAAGACTCCTATTTGCTAAACAGAAAATCGATAAATAGCATGACATTAATTAAATCCAactattataacttttttccccATTCATAAGActtgattaattaattgatgataaatttaatttgtctagttaatttgaattattcttgCGTGGCACGCTTCTGTGATTGTGGTGAGCTGTTAgttttctttccttgaaatcaacATCAAGGTATCTTAATCCTCCAAGCATGCCACGCGTAGCATTACAAAATGTGAAGAAGGAAAAGATCAGTTCCTGTGAATGATAGCCTAATCAACAGAATAGAAAGAGTAAACAGTCAACGTACCTCTTGAAAAGTCAATACAGGTAAAACGTAGAAAATTCTAATCCTCCTCCATAATTATCTCGAACAAGCAACCCCTGCTTCCTCTATATATATCCCACACTTCCAGTTCCAACCATTCATTCCTTCCCCCACCAGTACTTAAACACAGTTTGCAAAGAGAGACTTCAGACTTCCAAAACATGAGAAAGTTGTGTTTTAACCCCAAAACGGAGTCGTTTGCTTTGGCACGCAGTTCTCCTTCTTCGCCACTATCCTTAACCTCAAGCCCAACGCTTCCGAGGCTGAGCTTTTCCGAACCTAGCAGCTTCCACGAAGATATTTTCATCGAAGAAGCTGAGGCACTGATACTCAAATGGAACCCAGACTCTTCCGCTTACGCAAAAGTCACTTCCCTCTTCTACCAAGACAGAAACGAAGCCAAACAATATATTAGCTGTGTTAACCAGCTTCAGAAAACTATGCATTCGTTGCTCTCTCAGAacctttcctctgacaaactcATCCTCGCTCATAACCTAATGCAGATTGCTATGAAGAGGCTCACGAAAGAGTTCTACCAGATCTTATCCATGAACCGCGCACACCTTGATCCTGAATCCGTCTCCGCCAGATCCTCTCGCACCTCCGCCAATTCCAGCGCCTCCGATTATGACGACGATTTTGCGGCGGAGGACGACGATATCCGCGCCGCCGGCGACTCTATCTCCGAAGTCGAGCAGGTTTCCTCCGGCGCCATGGCGGATCTGAAATTAATCGCTGACTGCATGATATCTTCCGGTTATGCGAAGGAATGCGTCAGCGTCTACATCTTAATTCGAAAATCTATCATCGACGAAGGAATCTACCGCCTCGGCGTGGAGAAACTTAGCTCCTCGCGCGCTAACAAGATGGATTGGGAAGTTCTTGATTTGAAGATCAAGAGTTGGTTAGAGGCGACAAGGATTTCCGTTAGAACACTCTTTAACGGAGAGAGAATACTCTGCGACCACGTCTTCAGTTACTCAGATTCCGTCAGAGAATCATGCTTCGCCGAGATTTCAAGAGACGGTGCCGCTCTCCTTTTCGGATTCCCTGAACTCGTTGCCAAAACAAAGAAATCTTCGCCGGAGAAGCTGTTCCGCGTGCTCGATATGCATGCTGTGGCTTCCGAACTGTTGCCGGAGATCGAGTCTATCTTTTCCTCCGATTACAACTCCGGCGTTCGTTCTCAATTCCTGGTTTCGCTTCAACGACTCACCGAATCGGCGCAAATCTTGCTCGCGGAGTTCGAGTCCACGATCCAGAAAGGCACTTCAAAGCCGGCGGTGA is a genomic window containing:
- the LOC100810548 gene encoding exocyst complex component EXO70H1 yields the protein MRKLCFNPKTESFALARSSPSSPLSLTSSPTLPRLSFSEPSSFHEDIFIEEAEALILKWNPDSSAYAKVTSLFYQDRNEAKQYISCVNQLQKTMHSLLSQNLSSDKLILAHNLMQIAMKRLTKEFYQILSMNRAHLDPESVSARSSRTSANSSASDYDDDFAAEDDDIRAAGDSISEVEQVSSGAMADLKLIADCMISSGYAKECVSVYILIRKSIIDEGIYRLGVEKLSSSRANKMDWEVLDLKIKSWLEATRISVRTLFNGERILCDHVFSYSDSVRESCFAEISRDGAALLFGFPELVAKTKKSSPEKLFRVLDMHAVASELLPEIESIFSSDYNSGVRSQFLVSLQRLTESAQILLAEFESTIQKGTSKPAVNGGGVHSLTIQTMNYLSVLADYLNVLSDIFPRDWLPPQKSSSLPESYLYSPESDYSASTPALTARFAWLILVLLCKLDGKAKHCKDVSLSYLFLANNLWYVVARVRSSNLQYVLGDDWILKHEAKAKRFVSNYEKVAWGEVVSSLAENPAAAEARAVFENFNRKFEEAYRKQNSFVVADRELRDEIKGSIARSIVPRYREWYNVLLAKVGSVRDLTATEYVTFTPEDIENYLVNLFFFGTSSSAVSSSSVSSSPLRRWS